The Chryseobacterium aureum genome contains a region encoding:
- a CDS encoding bestrophin family protein: MITTKYVNYKQVLNLSGFHLILISIWCTLIAVLFYFFNWEWMTIPWVPVALIGTAEAFLVGFKNNQAYDRLWEARKIWGGIVNSSRSLASMVYAFDTKNEEIGVFDLEDRKRRIVYRHIAWLYTFREQLLVPTEWEHISTENSKFGNINLRRNRLIKAGFPDYGRAPIFLHKYLSEEEYELKDNYKNFATYLIAQQAKDINELKNMNAITDFNQTQLQNALNEFYNFQGQAERIKKFPSPRQFASTAFVFNILFIMLLPLGLVNEFAKLGDWGIWTSIPFCIIIGWIYIIMELVGDYSENPFAGLMFDVPMLSICRTIEIDLLQMGGETDLPDPISSKNGVLV; the protein is encoded by the coding sequence ATGATCACAACCAAATACGTTAATTATAAACAGGTTCTCAATTTATCAGGATTTCATCTTATTCTTATTTCAATCTGGTGTACCCTGATCGCCGTTCTCTTCTATTTCTTCAATTGGGAATGGATGACAATCCCTTGGGTTCCTGTAGCATTGATTGGTACAGCAGAGGCATTCCTTGTAGGTTTTAAAAATAACCAGGCTTATGACAGACTTTGGGAAGCCAGAAAAATCTGGGGCGGAATTGTGAATTCCAGCCGTTCGTTGGCCTCAATGGTATATGCTTTCGATACCAAAAATGAAGAAATTGGCGTTTTTGATCTTGAAGACCGTAAAAGAAGAATTGTTTACCGTCATATTGCATGGCTCTATACTTTCCGGGAACAGCTTTTGGTTCCTACGGAATGGGAGCATATCAGTACAGAAAACAGCAAATTCGGGAATATTAATCTGAGGAGAAACAGACTGATCAAAGCTGGTTTTCCGGATTACGGAAGAGCCCCCATTTTCCTTCACAAATATCTTTCAGAAGAAGAATATGAGCTTAAAGACAATTATAAAAACTTTGCCACTTATCTGATTGCTCAGCAGGCAAAGGATATCAATGAGCTGAAAAACATGAATGCCATTACAGATTTCAATCAGACTCAGCTTCAAAACGCCCTGAATGAATTCTACAATTTCCAGGGACAGGCAGAAAGAATCAAAAAGTTTCCTTCTCCAAGACAGTTTGCCAGCACCGCTTTTGTTTTTAATATTCTGTTTATTATGCTTCTTCCGCTGGGATTAGTAAACGAGTTTGCCAAATTGGGAGACTGGGGAATCTGGACTTCTATTCCGTTCTGCATCATCATCGGGTGGATCTACATCATTATGGAACTGGTAGGAGATTATTCCGAAAATCCTTTTGCCGGATTAATGTTTGACGTTCCTATGCTTTCCATTTGCAGAACAATTGAAATAGATCTTCTTCAGATGGGTGGAGAAACAGATCTTCCGGATCCTATTTCTTCTAAAAACGGAGTTTTGGTGTAA
- a CDS encoding alpha-ketoacid dehydrogenase subunit alpha/beta: MENALHEKVSQDIVLKAYNHMMLAKAMADIYEENRNVCKYVHSTSRGHEAIQLATAYQLKKEDWVSPYYRDESILLGIGFEPYQLMLQLLAKADDPFSGGRSYYSHPSSRDENKPKIVHQSSATGMQTIPTTGVAQGIKYIQDFNLQNFENNPVVVCSLGDNSVTEGEVSEALQFAALHQLPIIFLVQDNEWGISVTKDEARTCDAYDFVAGFTGLSRMRVDGTDFVESFEAMKKAVDFVRTERKPLVVCAKTVLIGHHTSGVRREFYRDEEDLTKHRAKDPGEILRKYLLESGIDEDLLKQITKKARLEAEEAFEKAKNAEDPKPETVMQHVFAPTPITEETGTREPANGEKIVMVDAAIHAIQELMWKHPEALLYGQDVGERIGGVFRETVTLGKKFGSKRVFNTAIQEAYIIGSTAGMSAVGLKPIVEVQFADYIYPGINQLITEISKSSYLSGGKFPVSNIIRVPIGAYGGGGPYHSGSVESILANIKGIKIAYPSNAADFKGLLKAAYYDPNPVVMLEHKGLYWSKVPGTEDAKTIEPAEDYVLPFGKGKVIIEADKEETEKGRTLLVVTYGMGVYWAKEAAKNFNGRVEVIDLRTLIPLDEELVFERVKTHGKCIVLTEEQLNNSFAEAFAHRISKNCFKYLDAPVETMGSLDVPAVPINLVLEKEMLPNAEKLSHKIEEMLKY, translated from the coding sequence ATGGAAAATGCACTTCACGAAAAAGTTTCTCAGGATATAGTACTCAAAGCATATAATCATATGATGCTGGCCAAAGCAATGGCCGATATTTACGAAGAAAACAGAAATGTCTGTAAATACGTTCATAGCACTTCAAGAGGCCATGAAGCCATCCAGCTTGCAACAGCCTATCAGCTGAAAAAAGAAGACTGGGTTTCTCCTTATTACAGAGACGAAAGTATTCTGTTAGGAATTGGTTTTGAGCCTTATCAGTTGATGCTTCAGTTATTGGCTAAAGCTGATGATCCTTTTTCTGGAGGTAGATCTTATTATTCCCATCCATCAAGCAGGGATGAAAACAAGCCCAAAATTGTGCACCAGAGTTCCGCTACAGGAATGCAGACCATTCCTACAACAGGGGTAGCACAGGGAATTAAATACATTCAGGACTTTAATCTTCAGAACTTTGAAAATAATCCTGTTGTGGTGTGCAGCCTTGGAGATAATTCTGTTACCGAAGGTGAAGTAAGTGAAGCATTGCAGTTTGCCGCATTACACCAGCTTCCTATCATATTCCTGGTGCAGGATAATGAATGGGGAATTTCCGTAACAAAAGACGAAGCAAGAACCTGTGATGCTTATGATTTTGTAGCAGGATTCACGGGATTAAGCAGAATGAGAGTAGACGGAACGGATTTCGTGGAAAGTTTCGAAGCTATGAAAAAAGCGGTGGATTTTGTAAGAACAGAAAGAAAACCTTTGGTTGTTTGCGCAAAAACAGTACTGATCGGGCACCACACTTCCGGCGTAAGAAGAGAATTCTATAGAGACGAAGAAGATTTAACAAAACACCGAGCTAAAGACCCGGGAGAAATCCTTAGAAAATATTTACTGGAGAGCGGCATTGATGAGGATCTTTTAAAGCAGATCACCAAAAAGGCCCGTCTTGAAGCGGAAGAAGCTTTCGAAAAAGCTAAAAACGCAGAAGATCCGAAGCCTGAGACCGTCATGCAGCACGTTTTCGCTCCTACTCCCATTACTGAGGAAACAGGAACACGTGAACCTGCCAACGGAGAAAAAATTGTAATGGTAGACGCTGCCATCCATGCCATACAGGAGCTGATGTGGAAACACCCTGAAGCACTCCTTTACGGACAGGATGTAGGCGAAAGAATTGGTGGAGTTTTCCGCGAAACGGTGACTTTAGGAAAAAAATTCGGAAGCAAAAGAGTATTCAATACAGCTATTCAGGAGGCTTATATCATCGGATCTACGGCCGGAATGAGTGCTGTAGGACTAAAGCCAATCGTTGAGGTTCAGTTTGCAGATTATATTTATCCGGGAATCAACCAGTTAATTACAGAGATTTCAAAATCCAGCTATTTAAGCGGCGGTAAATTCCCTGTAAGCAATATCATCCGCGTTCCTATCGGAGCATACGGCGGCGGCGGTCCGTACCACAGCGGAAGCGTGGAAAGTATTCTTGCCAATATCAAAGGTATTAAAATAGCATACCCAAGTAATGCAGCTGATTTTAAAGGCTTATTAAAAGCAGCTTACTATGATCCGAACCCGGTAGTAATGCTGGAGCACAAAGGATTATACTGGAGTAAAGTTCCGGGAACTGAAGATGCCAAAACCATAGAACCGGCAGAAGATTATGTTCTTCCGTTCGGAAAAGGAAAGGTGATCATTGAAGCAGATAAGGAGGAAACCGAGAAAGGACGGACTTTATTAGTGGTTACGTATGGTATGGGAGTATATTGGGCTAAAGAAGCTGCCAAGAATTTTAACGGAAGAGTTGAGGTCATTGATTTAAGAACGCTCATCCCTCTTGATGAAGAACTTGTTTTCGAAAGGGTAAAAACCCACGGAAAGTGTATTGTTTTAACTGAGGAACAGCTTAACAACTCTTTTGCAGAAGCTTTTGCACACCGTATTTCTAAAAACTGCTTCAAGTATCTTGATGCTCCTGTAGAAACAATGGGATCACTGGATGTACCTGCTGTACCCATCAATCTGGTACTGGAAAAAGAAATGCTTCCGAATGCTGAAAAACTCAGCCATAAGATCGAAGAAATGCTGAAGTATTAA
- a CDS encoding S8 family peptidase: MKKQLLLISSFAVSLLSAQSNEELNRQFERQRIENNSKFEAYVSKRFGSDRNPEVLKQIELQRATLAGFLPDNRPYFMQAHDGDQIKNSNSDFLQGGTISGLTGSFNGEGIKFTIFDGSTSSGVARVFAGHVFFNNIPNRITNKESSTVNYGDHATAVSSFIGAKDYPYTVTFTNGTTRQVNFKGIAPNSTIDAYAFGTSILDGETTQKTVFQKIITAQPNISNHSYGSNQGWADPQLINNEPSWVWNGAFSSPNTSFDAQGTYHTNDRDYDQIVYNNPSYIIIKSAGNSFGEGPSAATSTYKKYYRDNNGNLVEFAPTDTLPSNNCAQGYDCIGIGSLGKNIIVVGATDRITTNDGRYTASSDVIHSSYSSAGPRDDGGIKPDISTVGTEVASAWTDNNATGGSKIDIGDGTSYSAPVVTGIVGLWTQISKQLFGGSLLNAASAKTLMVHSAKEAGNIGPDPQFGWGFIDAKKGAELLVGKSNNSIIFNDETLTSGVANVKTVKASGSEPLKVTISWVDPEFTNFTNQWSNIYNNRSSKLINDLDLKITDTTTNTVYYPWKLDANNPMTPATKGDNTVDNVEQVVVDAPVAGRTYKIEITNKGILKNNTGGNAPQNYSVIVTGFTELLGTKDIANPLNTLAVSPTITKDFTNILKAPKKSAFNVYDLSGKKLQSGIINNDKEQVDLSAYTKGIYIIEIKTGKDVISKKVIKE; encoded by the coding sequence ATGAAGAAACAATTACTTTTAATCAGTTCTTTTGCTGTTTCACTATTAAGTGCACAAAGCAACGAAGAATTAAACAGGCAGTTTGAACGGCAGAGAATAGAGAACAACAGCAAGTTTGAAGCCTATGTATCTAAGCGATTTGGGTCTGACAGAAACCCGGAAGTTCTAAAGCAGATTGAATTACAGAGAGCTACATTAGCAGGTTTTTTACCAGATAACAGACCTTATTTTATGCAGGCTCATGATGGTGACCAAATTAAAAATTCCAATTCTGATTTTTTACAGGGAGGAACTATCTCAGGATTAACAGGATCTTTTAATGGAGAGGGCATTAAATTTACCATCTTTGACGGAAGTACTTCTTCCGGGGTAGCAAGAGTATTTGCCGGCCATGTTTTCTTCAATAACATTCCTAACAGAATAACGAATAAAGAAAGCAGTACCGTTAATTACGGTGATCACGCAACCGCCGTATCCAGCTTTATAGGTGCCAAAGACTATCCTTATACCGTAACGTTTACTAACGGAACAACCAGACAGGTTAATTTCAAAGGTATTGCTCCTAATTCCACCATAGATGCTTATGCTTTCGGAACATCTATTCTGGATGGAGAAACAACCCAAAAGACGGTATTCCAGAAAATTATAACAGCACAGCCTAATATTTCAAACCATTCCTATGGAAGCAACCAGGGATGGGCAGATCCTCAGCTGATTAATAATGAACCTTCATGGGTATGGAATGGTGCCTTCAGCAGCCCAAACACCTCTTTTGATGCGCAGGGAACTTACCACACCAATGACAGGGATTATGATCAGATTGTTTACAACAACCCTTCCTACATCATTATAAAGTCTGCCGGAAACTCATTCGGTGAAGGGCCTAGTGCAGCTACCAGTACTTATAAAAAATATTACAGAGACAATAACGGTAATCTTGTAGAATTTGCCCCGACAGACACGCTTCCTTCCAACAATTGTGCACAAGGATATGATTGTATAGGGATTGGATCTCTTGGAAAGAATATTATTGTGGTAGGAGCTACGGACAGAATTACCACTAATGACGGAAGGTATACTGCATCTTCGGATGTTATCCATTCCAGCTACAGCAGTGCTGGTCCCAGAGATGATGGCGGAATCAAGCCGGATATCAGCACGGTAGGAACAGAAGTTGCCAGCGCATGGACGGATAACAATGCCACCGGAGGCAGTAAAATAGATATCGGAGACGGTACTTCTTATTCTGCTCCCGTAGTTACCGGTATTGTAGGACTTTGGACACAGATCAGCAAACAGCTTTTCGGAGGTAGTTTATTAAATGCTGCATCAGCGAAAACTTTAATGGTACACTCTGCTAAAGAAGCAGGTAATATAGGTCCTGATCCTCAATTCGGATGGGGTTTTATTGATGCTAAAAAAGGCGCTGAACTTTTGGTAGGAAAATCCAACAACAGTATCATTTTTAATGATGAAACTTTAACCAGCGGAGTGGCCAATGTAAAAACAGTAAAAGCATCAGGTTCAGAGCCTTTAAAGGTAACCATTTCTTGGGTAGATCCTGAGTTTACCAACTTTACCAATCAATGGAGTAATATTTACAATAACAGAAGTTCCAAGCTGATTAATGATCTGGATCTGAAAATTACAGATACTACTACAAACACTGTTTATTATCCATGGAAGCTGGATGCCAACAATCCAATGACCCCTGCTACAAAAGGTGACAATACAGTGGATAACGTAGAACAGGTGGTTGTAGATGCTCCGGTTGCCGGAAGAACTTATAAAATAGAGATCACCAATAAGGGCATTCTGAAAAATAACACAGGCGGCAATGCCCCTCAAAACTACTCTGTCATCGTAACAGGATTTACTGAGTTATTAGGAACTAAAGACATCGCCAACCCTCTTAATACTCTTGCGGTCTCCCCTACTATTACAAAGGACTTCACCAACATTCTGAAAGCTCCTAAAAAGTCCGCGTTCAATGTATATGATCTTAGCGGTAAAAAATTACAGAGCGGCATTATCAATAATGACAAAGAACAGGTAGACTTATCTGCTTACACAAAAGGAATTTACATTATTGAAATAAAAACAGGCAAAGATGTTATTTCTAAAAAAGTGATCAAGGAATAA